GGAGGTCCGCCATGCGATGCTCGAAAGCGATGGCGGCATCAGCATCGTCCCGCGCTGATCAGGATCACGAACCCGTCAAGTGCATGATCCTGAGCCGTTTTGTTCAGGTTCTTGAAAGCGCCGGCATTGGATGTTTGCGCGCATGATGATCCGGTTTCTCCTCTCCGCCGCAACGCTCGCTCTGGCGCTGCCCGTGCCGGTTCAGGCGCAGGGTACGTCTGGTGTGCAACAGCCGCAGGCCGCCGTTGATCGATTCGCCCGCGCCCGGGACAATTATGTTGCCCTGAGGGACGGGCGGCGCGCCGTCAGCGAGCTCACCCCGGAGGAGCTTGAGGACGTGCTGGAACTCGACCGGAGACTGCGCGGCAACATGCCGGATGACCGGTCACCAAAGCAGCAGTGCATCGATAATGAAGTCCGCAGTGTCGGGGGCCGACCTTCGCAGCTTGCGTGGCGGGTGATCGCCATGAAGTGCCGCGACTGACGGAACATCGCCTCGTTTACCGCCTGATGTTTCGCGTGAAACATCACCAAACCGACCCTGGAAGGGGTCTAAAGGGGGTCTAGAGGGGGTCTAGCGCCGCTTGAGGATCAGGTAGAGCGCGCCCTCGCCGCCGTGGCGGATATGGGCGCGGCGTACCGCGGTGATGGCATCCGAATGGCGACTTGCCGCCAGCCAGTCGAGCAGCTTGGCGCGGATCGCGCCGCGTTTGGCCATGCGGTCGGCGGGATCGACCGGACGTTCACGCCCCGCCACCACCAGCACCACCCGCGCCCCCATCATCCGCGCCTGATCGAGCGCGGTCATCACCCGGTCATAAGCGGTATCGAGCGTGTGACCGTGCAGGTCCAGCGTCAGATCAGGCTCCAGCCGCCCCGCCTTCATCCGCCGGTCCCAGTGGGAATCGAGCCCTGCATCCTCCCCGGTACGCGGAGGGGGACCGCCGGGCGCAACCCGGGAGTGGAGGGGCGGGCGCTGTTTGACAACGGGTTTGGCGGGCTTGGATGCGGCAAGGGGCTTGGCTGGGGCAGGAGCGGCAACTTTGGGAAGCGTCGGAGGATCAGGACGCTTCTTCCCCGGCAGCGGCTTCACGCTCGACGCGAGATGCGCCCAGGCCGCCTGCTCGCCCGTGGTCAGCCCCCGCGGCGGCCTCATCG
This DNA window, taken from Porphyrobacter sp. ULC335, encodes the following:
- a CDS encoding Smr/MutS family protein, whose product is MRPPRGLTTGEQAAWAHLASSVKPLPGKKRPDPPTLPKVAAPAPAKPLAASKPAKPVVKQRPPLHSRVAPGGPPPRTGEDAGLDSHWDRRMKAGRLEPDLTLDLHGHTLDTAYDRVMTALDQARMMGARVVLVVAGRERPVDPADRMAKRGAIRAKLLDWLAASRHSDAITAVRRAHIRHGGEGALYLILKRR